CCACCGGGGCCGACGTCGCGGTCAAGGTCCTCGCCCCACACCTCATGACGGATCCGCAGTCCGTCGAGCGCTTCAAGCGCGAGGCGCTCGTCGCCAGCCGGTTCAACCACCCCAGCGTCTGTCCCATCCTGCAGCTCGGCGCCACGCCCACGGGACTCGTCTATCTCGTGATGCCCTGGCTGCCGGGGGAGGCGCTGCACGAGCGGATCAACCGCACCGGACCGCTGCCACTCGCGGAGGGGCTCTCCTTGCTGCTGCAGGTGGTGCGCGGCCTGCAGCATGCGCACGAGCTGGGTGTGCTGCATCGCGACCTGAAGCCCGAAAACATCATGCTGGTGAACGATCCGGCGCTGCCGGGCGGCACCCGCGCCGTGGTCATGGATTTCGGCCTGGCTCTTGAACTGGTGCGGCGCCCGGTCAGCCAGAAGCTCACGGCGGCCGGGGTCATCCTTGGCACCCCGGAGTTCATGAGCCCCGAACAGATTCGCGGGCGCGACCTGGACGCCCGCAGCGACGTCTATTCGCTGGGCATCCTCGCCTTCGAGATGTTTGCCGGGCGCCTCCCGTTCGACGGCGAGACGGCCCAGGAGCTCCAGATCGCTCGCCTGCGCGGACAGCCGACGCAGCTGCGTATGGTGCGGCCGGAAATGCCGGCGCGCCTGGAAGCGGCGTTGACGCGTGCCCTCGCCATGGATCCCACGAACCGGTTTCCCACCATGGCCGCCTTCGGCGATGCCCTCGATACCGTCCTCCGGTCCACTCCTCCCAGCGAAGCGGGGCAGGCATGAAACGCTACCCGGCGTTCGAGCCGCCCGAGTACGTGAACTGGAAGGCCGATCCGGCGCTGGTGGACGCCTTCCGCGCCACCGTCAACCGGGTCCCGGAACGGCAGCAAGTGGTCGCCCGTCTCTCGCGCGACGAGCTGCTGACCCTCTATGCGCGCCTGGTGCGCGCGCGGCAGCACGACATCGCGCTCTCGCGATGGGTCCGGCAGGGCGTCATCACCAAGGCGTGGCTTGGCACTGGTGAGGAGGCAGCGACGGTGGGGCCCGTCTTTGCGCTGGACCACGAGACCGATTTTGTGGCGCCGATGATCCGGAACGCCGCCGCCTGCTGCGACATGGGGATGCCGCTCGCCGACATGCTGCGGGCCTATCTCGCCACGGCTGACTCCCCCTCCGCGGGTCGCGACCTGCACGCCGGCTCGCAGTCGCACCATGTGCTGCAGCCAGTCTCGCCCGTCGGGGTGATGGTGCCGGTGTCGGCCGGGATCGCCCTTGCCGGCCGGATCAGCGGCACGCCACGCGTGGTGATGAACTGGGTGGGCGACGGCTCCGCCAAGTCGGGCGCCAGCCACGAGGGACTGAACTTCGCCGCGGTGCAGCGGCTCCCGGTGGTCTACATTCTACAGAACAACCAGGTCGCGCTTGGCACGCGGCTCGACCAGCATCATCTCGGCGGGGATTTCGCCGACTGGCCCGCCGCCTACGGCATGGCGGGTTGGAGCTTCGACGGCAACAACGTCCTCGATTCGTATGCGGCGGCCGTGCTGGCGGTGGAACGGTGCCGCCGCGGCGAGGGGCCGGTTCTTCTCTTGGCCAATACCTTCCGCATGGGCGGGCACGCCACGCACGACGAGCGCGAGGCGCGCGCGACGTTCCCTGCCGAGCTGTTCAGCTACTGGGGCCAGCGCGACCCGATCGGCCTCTACGAGGAGTATCTGAAGGGGGCCGGCGTGAGCGAAGCAGAACTGGCCGACGTCGAGTCCGCCGCCACCGCCGTGGTCGAGGCGGCGGCGGAGGCAGCGCTGGAGAGCCGGCACCACCTGCCGGAACCGGAGTCGGCACTTCGGGGTGTCTACAAGGACTGAGGTCTGAGCGAGAGTAGAGAGGTTACGAGGGAGGGTCGGAGAGGAAGGAGGGTCGGAAGACCGCTTGATGGTTCTGTTGCGACACCTCCAATGCAGTTCTCCGACTCTCCTTGACCTCCGACCCTCCCGCGTCCCCTTCGTAACGCTCGAGATAAGGAGATTGCCGTGCGCCGCTCCATTCCACTCCTGACGGCCGTTGCCGCGGTCGCGGTCCTTGCCGCCTCGGCAGCGCGCCCGCACTCCGCAGCCGAGCCCCATGCCCAGTGGGTCAAGTTCGCCAACGCCGCCGGGGACTCGATTCCCGCATACGTGGCCTGGCCGGAGCGGAAGGACCGCGCGCCGACGGTGCTGGTCATCCACCAGATCTTCGGCCTGACGCAGTGGGAAACGACCGTGGTGGACAAGCTCGCGGCGCAGGGCTACGTGGCCATCGCCCCCGATCTCCTCGCCTCCAAGTACGGCAAGTCGCCTGCGAACCCCGACTCGGCGCGGAAGCTCTTCGCGGGGCTCACCTCCGACCGGATCATGGGCGATCTCGACGCCACCGCCGCCTTCGTGGACACGCTCCCCGGTGCGGCGCGCGGCCAGATGGCCAGCATCGGCTTCTGCTGGGGTGGTCAGCAGAGCTTTGCCTACGCGACCCACAATCCGAAGCTCAAGGCCGCCGTCGTCTGCTACGGCCCAGCCCCCGACTCGGCAGCCATGGCACGCATTCAGGCGCCGATCCTTGGCGTGTATGCCGAGAGGGACGCCCGGGTGGACGATCCGTTGCCACAGGTGAGCGCCACGATGAAGGCGCTTGGCAAGTCGTTCACCTACGACATCTACCCTGGTACTGGTCACGGGTTCTTGACGCCCGGCCGAATGGGGAACGACACCGACCAGCCGGAGCGGGCGTGGGAGCGGATCTTCGAGTTCTACGAGCAGACCTTGAAGGACTGAGGGCCGAGGACCGAGGTCCCACATGCCCATGACTGAACACGCGGGAGAGTCGGAAGAGAGGGAATGCCGGAGAAAAGCTCGATGTGTGGGTGCGCCTCCCGAGCAATCTTCCGACCCTCCTCCGCCTCCGACCCTCCCTCGTCTACTGTTAATTTGAGATCAATGAACCGAATCGTGCTGTCGTGCCTTCGTGCCTGCTGCCTCCTGTCCCTGGCGGGAATCTCGGCCTGCCGGGTTTCCATGTCTCCGGTCCAGAATCGCCTGGCGCCGGGGGAGGAGCCCTTCGCCGTCTTCGTGGCGACCGGCGAGGCGGGCGTCGGCGATCTGTTTGCGGTCCGCGCCGACGGGGGCACCACCTTCCCGATCACCTACACCCGCGTCCGCGAGATGGCCCCCGCGCTCTCTCCCCTCGGAACCGACATCGCGTTCATCCGTGAAGGGGTGCGCGATGACCCCTCCTCCCGCCGTGTGGTGGTGATGAATCTCCTGAACGGCGCCGAGCGGGTCATCCCCCCGGGCGACACCCCGCCCGACGCCGTGGCATGGAGCGAGGACGCCACGCTGCTCTATATCCGGGCAGGGGCAAGCACTCTGGTGGCTCACGCGCCCCCGGCTGAGCCGGCGCCCCGGATCCTCGACAGCATGGAGGCCGTGCACGCCGACTCCGCATTCGCCGTGCTCGTGGGCTCGCCGGCCTTTGCGCAGGTGATCGATTGCCCGGAGGGTGGCATCTGCGTTGAACAGGGCGGCGGCGAGCGCACCCTGTATTCCGCGGACGGCAGGGGCCCCGTGCGGTGGGGAAGCGACTCGGTGGGTTATTTCGTCGGGGCGTCATTCTTCATCCGCCCCCTCGGGCCGGGGCGGATGCGTGAGCTTCGGCTCACCCCGCCGCGGCTGGATCCGAGGCAGATGACCTATTTTCCGGGGCCGGCAGGGCAGGGG
The Gemmatimonadales bacterium DNA segment above includes these coding regions:
- a CDS encoding dienelactone hydrolase family protein, whose translation is MRRSIPLLTAVAAVAVLAASAARPHSAAEPHAQWVKFANAAGDSIPAYVAWPERKDRAPTVLVIHQIFGLTQWETTVVDKLAAQGYVAIAPDLLASKYGKSPANPDSARKLFAGLTSDRIMGDLDATAAFVDTLPGAARGQMASIGFCWGGQQSFAYATHNPKLKAAVVCYGPAPDSAAMARIQAPILGVYAERDARVDDPLPQVSATMKALGKSFTYDIYPGTGHGFLTPGRMGNDTDQPERAWERIFEFYEQTLKD
- a CDS encoding serine/threonine-protein kinase; the protein is MSALRCPQCRAVYAEPARFCTRDGTALEPKEEASDLPGTVLDERFEVRQQIGEGGMAAVFLASDRTTGADVAVKVLAPHLMTDPQSVERFKREALVASRFNHPSVCPILQLGATPTGLVYLVMPWLPGEALHERINRTGPLPLAEGLSLLLQVVRGLQHAHELGVLHRDLKPENIMLVNDPALPGGTRAVVMDFGLALELVRRPVSQKLTAAGVILGTPEFMSPEQIRGRDLDARSDVYSLGILAFEMFAGRLPFDGETAQELQIARLRGQPTQLRMVRPEMPARLEAALTRALAMDPTNRFPTMAAFGDALDTVLRSTPPSEAGQA
- a CDS encoding thiamine pyrophosphate-dependent dehydrogenase E1 component subunit alpha; translation: MKRYPAFEPPEYVNWKADPALVDAFRATVNRVPERQQVVARLSRDELLTLYARLVRARQHDIALSRWVRQGVITKAWLGTGEEAATVGPVFALDHETDFVAPMIRNAAACCDMGMPLADMLRAYLATADSPSAGRDLHAGSQSHHVLQPVSPVGVMVPVSAGIALAGRISGTPRVVMNWVGDGSAKSGASHEGLNFAAVQRLPVVYILQNNQVALGTRLDQHHLGGDFADWPAAYGMAGWSFDGNNVLDSYAAAVLAVERCRRGEGPVLLLANTFRMGGHATHDEREARATFPAELFSYWGQRDPIGLYEEYLKGAGVSEAELADVESAATAVVEAAAEAALESRHHLPEPESALRGVYKD